Proteins encoded together in one Lathyrus oleraceus cultivar Zhongwan6 chromosome 5, CAAS_Psat_ZW6_1.0, whole genome shotgun sequence window:
- the LOC127079003 gene encoding uncharacterized protein LOC127079003, with protein sequence MVLVNRNQDPNQVVQQVRHDSTVGEQDLEAIIERIIVRNEVSSCLQRPTYSSPLPDFVLQTELPRGWKVPKFSKFAGDSEESTIEHVARYQTEAGDIANNEDLKLKYFPSSLTKNAFTWFTMIPPQSIQTWTQLERLFHEQFYMGQSKIGLKELVSVKRKVAESIDQYLNKFRLLKAQCFTQVPEHELVEMAVGGLDYSIRKKLDTKYLRDMAQLADRVRRIECLKAEKSKAGRYPKKEKVSYIAVE encoded by the coding sequence ATGGTACTGGTTAACCGTAACCAGGATCCCAACCAGGTGGTTCAACAAGTTCGACACGACTCAACTGTAGGGGAACAAGACCTAGAGGCTATCATCGAACGGATCATAGTGAGAAATGAAGTAAGTTCGTGCCTCCAACGGCCGACATACTCCTCGCCTCTACCAGATTTTGTCTTACAGACAGAATTGCCAAGGGGATGGAAAGTCCCTAAATTTAGTAAGTTCGCGGGGGATAGTGAAGAATCCACCATCGAACATGTAGCAAGGTACCAGACCGAGGCTGGTGACATAGCAAACAACGAGGACTTGAAGTTGAAATACTTCCCAAGTTCTCTCACGAAAAATGCGTTTACCTGGTTCACAATGATACCTCCTCAGTCGATCCAAACATGGACACAGTTGGAAAGGttgttccatgaacagttttacatggGACAATCAAAGATCGGTCTTAAAGAACTAGTGAGCGTTAAGAGAAAGGTCGCTGAGTCAATTGATCAGTACCTGAACAAGTTTAGACTATTGAAGGCGCAATGCTTTACTCAAGTCCCTGAACACGAACTAGTCGAAATGGCGGTTGGGggtctagattattctataaggaagaagCTGGACACCAAGTACCTTAGGGATATGGCCCAATTGGCCGATAGGGTTCGACGTATCGAATGTTTGAAAGCTGAAAAGTCTAAGGCGGGTCGATATCCTAAAAAAGAGAAAGTGTCATACATCGCAGTCGAATGA